A single window of Halotalea alkalilenta DNA harbors:
- the map gene encoding type I methionyl aminopeptidase, giving the protein MNIPIYTPEEIAKLRIAGRLAAKVLEMIAPHIQPGISTGELDRLCHRYIEDDLDCVSATIGYHGYQHATCISLNHVVCHGIPDFDKKLKRGDILNIDVTIIKDGFYGDTSAMYIVGENIKGERLSRITRECLYEAMKVMRAGTRLSEIGRVIQRHAESNGYSVVRDFCGHGIGKEFHQDPQVLHYDGYDERTDAVLEEGMCLTVEPMINAGGWATKVLRDGWTAVTRDKSLSAQWEHTLIVSADGVIVTTKREDEDLSFLGGEYA; this is encoded by the coding sequence ATGAACATTCCTATCTACACCCCGGAGGAGATCGCCAAGCTGCGGATCGCCGGACGCCTCGCCGCCAAGGTGCTGGAAATGATCGCGCCGCATATCCAGCCGGGCATCTCGACCGGCGAGCTCGACCGGCTGTGCCATCGCTACATCGAAGACGATCTCGACTGCGTATCGGCGACCATCGGCTACCACGGCTACCAGCACGCCACCTGCATCTCGCTCAACCACGTGGTCTGCCACGGCATTCCCGACTTCGACAAGAAGCTCAAGCGTGGCGACATTCTCAACATCGACGTGACGATCATCAAAGACGGCTTCTACGGTGACACCAGCGCGATGTACATCGTCGGCGAAAACATCAAAGGAGAACGGCTGTCGCGCATTACCCGGGAGTGCCTCTACGAGGCGATGAAGGTGATGCGCGCCGGCACCCGGCTCTCCGAGATCGGCCGGGTCATCCAGCGCCACGCCGAGAGCAACGGTTACAGCGTAGTGCGTGACTTCTGCGGCCACGGCATCGGTAAGGAATTCCACCAGGACCCCCAGGTGCTGCATTATGACGGCTATGACGAGCGTACCGATGCGGTCCTCGAGGAAGGCATGTGCCTGACCGTCGAGCCGATGATCAACGCAGGCGGCTGGGCGACCAAGGTGCTGCGCGATGGCTGGACCGCGGTGACCCGCGACAAGAGTCTTTCCGCACAGTGGGAACACACGCTGATCGTCAGCGCAGACGGCGTGATCGTCACCACCAAGCGTGAAGACGAGGACCTCTCATTCCTCGGCGGCGAGTACGCCTGA
- the rpsB gene encoding 30S ribosomal protein S2, whose translation MAVKMIDLLKAGAHFGHQTKYWNPKMSKYIFGARNKIHIINLEHTLPALNEAVSVVEKMASSNNKILFVGTKRAASKIIAEEAVRVGQPFVNHRWLGGMLTNYKTIRQSIKRLRELEQMHEDGTFDKLTKKEVLMATREQHKLERSIGGIKNMGGLPDALFVIDVDHERIAINEANKLGIPVIGVVDSNSNPDGVDYVIPGNDDSIRAIQIYVQAIADACAKAKEGRPDEFVEVEEAAASASE comes from the coding sequence ATGGCAGTAAAAATGATCGACCTGCTCAAGGCTGGTGCGCACTTCGGCCACCAGACCAAATACTGGAACCCGAAGATGAGCAAGTACATCTTCGGTGCGCGTAACAAGATTCACATCATCAACCTCGAGCATACCCTGCCGGCGCTGAACGAAGCCGTCTCGGTGGTCGAGAAGATGGCGTCGAGCAACAACAAGATCCTGTTCGTTGGCACCAAGCGCGCAGCCAGCAAGATCATTGCCGAAGAAGCGGTCCGGGTGGGGCAGCCGTTCGTCAACCACCGCTGGCTCGGCGGCATGCTGACCAACTACAAGACCATTCGTCAGTCGATCAAGCGCCTGCGTGAGCTCGAGCAGATGCACGAAGACGGCACCTTCGACAAGCTGACCAAGAAAGAGGTCCTGATGGCGACCCGCGAGCAGCACAAGCTCGAGCGTTCCATCGGCGGCATCAAGAACATGGGCGGCCTGCCCGACGCGCTGTTCGTCATCGACGTCGATCACGAGCGCATCGCGATCAACGAAGCCAACAAGCTCGGCATCCCGGTGATTGGCGTGGTCGACAGCAACTCCAATCCGGACGGCGTCGACTACGTCATCCCCGGTAACGATGACTCGATCCGCGCGATCCAGATCTACGTCCAGGCGATCGCAGACGCTTGCGCCAAGGCGAAGGAAGGTCGTCCCGACGAGTTCGTCGAGGTCGAAGAGGCTGCGGCTTCCGCTTCCGAGTGA
- the tsf gene encoding translation elongation factor Ts, whose product MAAISASMVKELRERTGLGMMECKKALQEADGDIELAIDNLRKNAGLKSAKKAGRIAAEGAIVTRTAEDASLAVLLEVNSETDFVSRDDNFKGFAQRVVDRVFETRNQDIASLMEGELEDARSQLVQKIGENISVRRAAVIEAPEGGKVGAYVHGDRIGAVVVLKGGSEEVARDIAMHVAAINPAVALPEDMPQEKLDHEKSIILAQPDMAGKPAEIAEKMVQGRLKKYLAENSLVAQPFVKDPNQTVAEYAKQAGGEVVSFVRFEVGEGIEKEEVDFAKEVMEQARRS is encoded by the coding sequence ATGGCAGCTATCAGCGCTTCTATGGTCAAGGAACTGCGCGAGCGCACCGGGCTCGGCATGATGGAGTGCAAGAAGGCGCTCCAGGAAGCCGATGGCGACATCGAGCTTGCGATCGACAACCTGCGCAAGAACGCCGGGCTCAAGTCGGCCAAGAAGGCCGGCCGCATCGCCGCCGAAGGTGCGATCGTCACCCGTACCGCCGAGGATGCAAGCCTTGCGGTGCTGCTCGAAGTCAACTCCGAGACCGACTTCGTCTCGCGCGACGACAACTTCAAGGGCTTCGCCCAGCGCGTCGTCGACCGCGTGTTCGAGACCAGGAACCAGGACATCGCCTCGCTGATGGAAGGCGAGCTCGAGGACGCCCGCAGCCAGCTGGTGCAGAAGATCGGTGAGAACATCAGCGTTCGTCGCGCTGCGGTGATCGAAGCGCCGGAAGGTGGCAAGGTCGGTGCCTATGTGCACGGTGACCGGATCGGTGCCGTCGTGGTGCTCAAAGGCGGCAGCGAAGAAGTCGCGCGCGACATCGCGATGCACGTGGCTGCGATCAACCCGGCGGTAGCGCTTCCCGAAGACATGCCGCAGGAGAAGCTCGACCACGAGAAGTCGATCATCCTGGCGCAGCCCGATATGGCCGGCAAGCCGGCCGAGATCGCCGAGAAGATGGTTCAGGGGCGGTTGAAGAAGTATCTGGCCGAGAACAGCCTGGTCGCCCAGCCGTTCGTCAAGGATCCGAACCAGACCGTCGCCGAGTATGCCAAGCAGGCGGGTGGCGAGGTGGTCTCGTTCGTGCGCTTCGAAGTCGGCGAAGGTATCGAGAAAGAAGAAGTCGACTTCGCCAAGGAAGTCATGGAGCAGGCGCGGCGCAGCTGA
- the pyrH gene encoding UMP kinase: protein MSIPNDRNAKYKRILLKLSGEALMGELDFGIDPKVLDRMALEIGQLVGIGVQVGLVIGGGNLFRGAALSAAGMDRVTGDHMGMLATVMNGLAMRDALERASIRSRVMSAIPMSGVVEHYDRRTAIRYLTSGDVVIFSAGTGNPFFTTDSAACLRGIEIDANVVIKATKVDGVYDCDPVKHPNAVKYDRLDYDAVLDQKLGVMDLTAICLVRDHDMPVRVFDMTKPGALLNLVMGGKEGTLIDRGE, encoded by the coding sequence ATGTCCATCCCCAACGACCGCAACGCCAAGTACAAGCGAATCCTGCTGAAGCTATCCGGCGAGGCCCTGATGGGCGAGCTGGACTTCGGCATCGATCCCAAGGTGCTCGATCGGATGGCGCTGGAGATCGGTCAGTTGGTGGGCATCGGCGTGCAGGTCGGGCTGGTGATCGGCGGCGGCAACCTGTTTCGCGGCGCCGCGCTCAGCGCCGCCGGCATGGATCGAGTGACCGGTGATCACATGGGCATGCTCGCCACGGTGATGAACGGCCTGGCGATGCGGGATGCGCTCGAGCGTGCCAGCATCCGTTCGCGAGTGATGTCGGCGATCCCGATGAGCGGGGTGGTCGAACACTACGATCGCCGCACCGCGATCCGCTATTTGACCTCCGGTGACGTGGTGATCTTCTCCGCAGGCACCGGTAATCCCTTCTTCACCACCGATTCGGCGGCCTGCCTGCGCGGTATCGAGATCGATGCCAATGTGGTGATCAAGGCGACCAAAGTGGATGGCGTCTACGATTGCGATCCGGTGAAGCACCCCAATGCGGTAAAATACGATCGTCTCGATTACGATGCGGTGCTCGATCAGAAGCTCGGTGTGATGGATTTGACCGCCATCTGTCTGGTGCGGGACCATGACATGCCGGTGCGCGTGTTCGACATGACCAAGCCAGGCGCGCTGCTCAACCTGGTGATGGGTGGCAAGGAAGGCACGCTGATCGATCGCGGCGAGTGA
- the frr gene encoding ribosome recycling factor encodes MINDIHKDAETRMQKSVESMRSAFQKIRTGRAHPSLLEAIKVDYYGSEVPITQVANVNVEDARTLAVVPWEKAMVPKVEKAILTSDLGLNPSSAGTVIRVPMPPLTEETRRSYTRQARAEAEQGKVAVRNVRRDANGDVKALLKEKEISEDEARQSEDTIQKLTDKYIAEIDQLLEQKEHDLMQV; translated from the coding sequence GTGATCAACGACATTCACAAGGACGCCGAGACGCGGATGCAGAAGAGCGTCGAGTCCATGCGCTCCGCGTTCCAGAAGATTCGCACCGGACGTGCCCACCCGAGTTTGCTCGAGGCGATCAAGGTCGACTACTACGGCAGCGAGGTGCCGATCACCCAGGTCGCCAACGTCAACGTAGAGGATGCGCGCACGCTCGCCGTGGTGCCGTGGGAGAAAGCCATGGTGCCGAAGGTCGAGAAGGCGATCCTGACCTCCGATCTTGGGCTCAATCCATCGAGCGCCGGTACGGTGATCCGCGTGCCCATGCCGCCGCTGACCGAGGAGACCCGGCGCAGCTATACTCGCCAGGCGCGTGCCGAGGCCGAGCAGGGCAAGGTGGCGGTCCGCAACGTGCGCCGTGATGCCAACGGCGATGTCAAAGCGCTGCTCAAGGAGAAGGAGATTTCCGAGGACGAGGCCCGCCAGTCCGAGGATACGATCCAGAAGCTGACCGACAAGTACATCGCTGAGATCGATCAGCTGCTCGAGCAGAAAGAACACGACCTGATGCAGGTCTGA
- the uppS gene encoding polyprenyl diphosphate synthase, translated as MTSNTSNVRAQGPVPRHVAVIMDGNNRWARSRGLSGVRGHHAGVEAVRAVVRRAAERGVEAMTLFAFSSENWKRPATEVSALMELFVLALKREVGKLNRNNIRLSVIGDRARLHPSLVKLIDGAERKTRDNDGMHLFIAVNYGGRWDIAEATRRLAERVARGELDPGEIDESMISRELDSGDVPDVDLCIRTSGEQRISNFLLWQLAYAELFFSPLYWPDFGAEAFDEALEAFAQRTRRFGMTDEQIEVQGA; from the coding sequence ATGACCTCGAACACTTCGAACGTCCGCGCCCAGGGCCCAGTGCCGCGACACGTCGCGGTGATCATGGATGGCAACAACCGCTGGGCCCGCTCGCGTGGACTCTCCGGGGTGCGTGGGCATCACGCTGGCGTCGAAGCGGTGCGCGCGGTGGTACGCCGCGCGGCCGAGCGCGGTGTCGAAGCGATGACGCTGTTCGCATTCTCCAGCGAGAACTGGAAGCGCCCTGCCACCGAAGTGAGCGCTTTGATGGAGCTGTTCGTGCTGGCGCTCAAGCGCGAGGTGGGCAAGCTCAACCGCAACAACATCCGCCTTTCGGTGATCGGTGATCGCGCCCGGCTACATCCCTCGCTGGTCAAGCTGATCGACGGTGCCGAGCGCAAGACCCGCGATAACGATGGAATGCACCTGTTCATTGCGGTCAACTACGGTGGTCGTTGGGACATCGCCGAGGCCACCCGCCGGCTGGCCGAGCGGGTGGCTCGTGGCGAGCTAGATCCTGGGGAGATCGATGAGTCGATGATCTCCCGCGAGCTCGACAGCGGTGACGTTCCCGATGTCGATCTGTGCATCCGGACCAGTGGCGAGCAGCGCATCAGCAATTTTCTGCTCTGGCAGCTCGCCTATGCGGAGCTTTTCTTCTCCCCGCTCTATTGGCCGGATTTCGGTGCCGAGGCTTTCGACGAAGCGCTCGAAGCATTCGCTCAGCGCACGCGTCGTTTCGGCATGACCGATGAGCAGATCGAGGTACAGGGTGCTTAA
- a CDS encoding CDP-archaeol synthase, which produces MLKQRFLTALAIGPISLVLLFTLGGGWFACFVGAIVVLSAWEWANLAGFGDNRERTLFALAICVVLSLAWSSGVVWQRWPLWLAFWGWLLCCYWVVRYPASESQWNGRAMRLAMGVGALVPCWIGLNQLRVEPLWLLYVLFVVWGADISAYFAGRAFGNRKLAPRVSPGKSWAGVYGGLAGTAVLAVLMALIEGLGFGEFIWLVIVTWIVTFASVLGDLCESMLKRHRGLKDSSQLLPGHGGILDRVDSLTAAVPIFALLAPWVGS; this is translated from the coding sequence GTGCTTAAACAACGTTTCTTGACCGCATTGGCGATCGGTCCTATTTCGCTAGTGCTGCTCTTTACCCTCGGTGGTGGCTGGTTCGCTTGTTTCGTCGGTGCGATTGTGGTGCTTTCCGCCTGGGAATGGGCCAATCTGGCCGGTTTCGGCGATAATCGCGAGCGTACGCTGTTCGCCCTCGCGATCTGTGTGGTGCTGTCGCTGGCCTGGTCGAGCGGCGTGGTCTGGCAGCGCTGGCCGCTGTGGCTGGCATTCTGGGGCTGGCTTTTGTGCTGCTACTGGGTCGTGCGCTATCCCGCGTCCGAATCGCAGTGGAATGGTCGCGCGATGCGCCTGGCGATGGGCGTGGGGGCGCTGGTGCCGTGTTGGATCGGCTTGAACCAGCTGCGCGTCGAGCCTCTCTGGCTGCTCTACGTGCTGTTCGTCGTCTGGGGTGCCGATATCAGCGCCTACTTCGCTGGCCGCGCCTTCGGCAACCGTAAGCTGGCACCGCGGGTCAGTCCGGGCAAGTCCTGGGCCGGGGTCTACGGTGGGCTCGCCGGCACCGCGGTACTGGCGGTGCTGATGGCGCTGATCGAAGGCCTTGGATTCGGCGAATTCATCTGGCTCGTGATCGTCACCTGGATCGTCACCTTCGCTTCCGTGCTCGGCGATCTCTGCGAGAGCATGCTCAAGCGCCATCGTGGGCTCAAGGACTCGAGCCAGCTGTTGCCTGGGCATGGAGGTATTCTCGACCGAGTCGACAGTCTCACCGCCGCGGTGCCGATCTTCGCCTTGCTAGCCCCCTGGGTCGGCAGTTGA
- the rseP gene encoding RIP metalloprotease RseP, with amino-acid sequence MSALQNILAVIVVLGVLITIHEFGHFWVARRCGVKVLRFSVGFGKPLWSRTDRHGTEFVVAAIPLGGYVKMLDEREGNVPEAELHRAFNRKSVYQRIAIVAAGPVANFLLAIIAYWALFIYGTSVVAPVVGAVAPGSPAELGGLRGGEEIVRVEGSPTPSWQEVSLKLIGEIGRDGSLVIDTADGAEHRLPVQAYMVRQDPPRPLETLGITPWQPPIEARLGQVLADGPAAQAGLESGDRVLAVDGEPIEDWNVLVERVRASSGQTLSLEVESQAGVQRSIELTPQPRELDGGETIGYIGAAAVPPEWPAEYLREIRYSPFAALPQAVGKTWEMTWLTVDSIRKMVVGLISPSNLSGPVTIARVAGDSARSGLETFVGFLAYLSISLGVLNLLPIPVLDGGHLLYFIIEAVRGRPVSERVQLAGLKVGVVLIGTLMVMALYFDLLRL; translated from the coding sequence ATGAGCGCGCTGCAGAACATCCTTGCGGTCATCGTCGTACTCGGCGTATTGATCACTATTCATGAATTCGGCCACTTCTGGGTGGCGCGGCGCTGTGGCGTCAAGGTGTTGCGTTTCTCGGTCGGATTCGGCAAGCCGCTGTGGTCGCGGACCGATCGACACGGCACCGAGTTCGTGGTCGCCGCGATCCCGCTCGGTGGCTACGTGAAGATGCTCGACGAGCGCGAGGGCAACGTCCCTGAGGCGGAGCTCCATCGCGCTTTCAACCGCAAGAGTGTCTATCAGCGGATCGCCATCGTCGCGGCCGGCCCCGTCGCCAACTTCCTGCTCGCGATCATCGCCTACTGGGCGCTGTTCATCTACGGTACCAGCGTGGTGGCGCCGGTGGTCGGCGCTGTCGCGCCCGGCTCTCCCGCAGAGCTCGGTGGGCTGCGCGGTGGCGAGGAGATCGTTCGGGTCGAGGGATCTCCGACCCCCTCCTGGCAGGAGGTCAGTCTCAAGCTGATCGGGGAGATCGGTCGCGACGGCTCTCTGGTGATCGACACCGCCGACGGAGCAGAGCATCGGCTGCCGGTGCAGGCGTACATGGTGCGCCAGGATCCGCCGCGTCCGCTCGAGACCCTCGGCATCACTCCCTGGCAGCCGCCTATCGAAGCGCGGTTGGGCCAGGTGCTCGCCGATGGCCCCGCGGCGCAGGCTGGGCTCGAGAGCGGCGACCGTGTGCTCGCCGTCGACGGCGAGCCGATCGAAGACTGGAACGTGTTGGTCGAGCGCGTCCGGGCATCGAGTGGACAGACATTGAGCCTCGAGGTTGAGAGCCAGGCCGGAGTGCAGCGCAGCATCGAGCTGACACCGCAGCCGCGCGAGCTCGACGGTGGCGAGACGATCGGCTACATCGGCGCGGCGGCGGTTCCCCCCGAATGGCCGGCCGAGTACCTGCGCGAGATCCGCTATTCGCCGTTCGCGGCGCTGCCCCAGGCGGTGGGCAAGACCTGGGAGATGACTTGGCTGACCGTCGACTCCATCCGCAAGATGGTGGTGGGCCTGATCTCGCCGAGCAATCTATCGGGACCTGTGACCATCGCCCGTGTGGCGGGGGATTCGGCGCGCAGCGGCCTTGAAACCTTCGTTGGTTTCCTCGCCTATCTGTCGATCAGCCTCGGGGTGCTCAACCTGTTGCCTATCCCGGTGCTCGACGGTGGCCATCTTCTCTATTTCATCATCGAGGCCGTGCGTGGCCGCCCGGTCTCCGAGCGAGTGCAGCTCGCCGGACTCAAGGTCGGCGTGGTATTGATCGGTACGTTGATGGTGATGGCGCTCTACTTCGACCTGCTGCGTCTTTGA
- the bamA gene encoding outer membrane protein assembly factor BamA gives MKIKTLGLAVWLLGSSQVAFAASFEVSDIRVEGLQRVSAGTVFNVLPFTARQTIDENALSSAGQALFRTGLFDDVSFDRDGNVLVVRVQERPSIAQINITGNRQISTDDLRNGLNQTGISEGQVLQRSTLEEVQRELEQVYQGQGRYSARITTSVVNLDSNRAQVNINIDEGAVARIQQINLVGNHAFSDDELRRQFELADKPGWFFGWFSSDRYSREALTGDLDRLRAFYLDRGYVNFNITSTQVSISPDKSAIYVTVNLDEGDRYTIDKINFAGSLEMSEERARSLVTAQPGQVYNQSLLTQSSEALRQALGNEGFTFANVDAVPRVNENGDTVDVTFNVDPGQRAYVRRVNFRGNTTTADEVLRRELVQMEGAPASAESIRQSQERLQRLGFFSQVEVETTPVAGESDQLDVNYNVTEQPSGSISASVGFAQSEGIIYGASLSQSNFLGSGNRVDIGAQQSRYYTSLRFSFTDPYWTLSGISRGYDVYYRSTDYEDSDISTYSSDAIGGGINFGYPISDLSRLNFGLGVEHLTLDTYTDTPEEIYRYVQNEGDTFDSYKLTTSWTRNNLNRGVLPTSGSYQQVALEAAGPGSDAEFFKLRYRGQKLFELNPEWALKFRTELGYADSYGDTDVYPFFENFYAGGLGSVRGFRSNTLGQRTTARGDGDEDTLGGNILIEGSAELIFPLPFIEDRRQLQSSFFFDTGNTYLSDCYATGDTASQCSSGIDLGELRYSVGVGLSWLTPVGPLTFSLAQPLNRKSDDESQVFQFSLGQTF, from the coding sequence ATGAAGATAAAGACCCTCGGTTTGGCAGTATGGTTGCTTGGCAGCTCCCAAGTGGCGTTCGCTGCGTCTTTCGAAGTTTCGGACATTCGCGTGGAGGGGCTGCAACGGGTGTCGGCCGGGACGGTCTTCAACGTGCTTCCGTTCACCGCTCGCCAGACCATCGATGAGAACGCTCTGAGCAGCGCCGGACAGGCGCTGTTCCGTACCGGGCTGTTCGACGACGTGAGTTTCGATCGCGATGGCAATGTGCTCGTGGTCAGGGTCCAGGAGCGGCCCTCGATCGCTCAGATCAACATCACCGGCAATCGTCAGATATCCACCGACGATTTGCGCAATGGCTTGAACCAGACCGGAATCAGCGAAGGCCAGGTGCTGCAGCGCTCCACCCTCGAAGAGGTCCAGCGAGAGCTCGAGCAGGTCTATCAGGGCCAGGGACGCTACAGCGCGAGAATCACCACTTCGGTGGTCAACCTCGACAGCAACCGCGCCCAGGTCAACATCAACATCGACGAAGGCGCGGTTGCCCGGATCCAGCAGATCAACCTGGTCGGCAACCACGCCTTCAGCGATGACGAGCTGCGTCGCCAGTTCGAGCTCGCCGACAAGCCGGGCTGGTTCTTCGGCTGGTTCTCGAGCGATCGCTACTCGCGCGAGGCGCTCACCGGTGATCTCGACCGCCTGCGCGCCTTCTATCTCGATCGCGGCTACGTCAATTTCAACATCACGTCGACCCAGGTCTCGATCAGCCCCGACAAGTCGGCGATCTACGTCACCGTCAACCTCGACGAGGGCGATCGCTACACGATCGACAAGATCAACTTCGCCGGTTCGCTCGAGATGAGCGAGGAGCGGGCCCGCTCGCTGGTGACCGCCCAACCGGGGCAGGTATACAACCAGTCGCTGTTGACCCAGTCCTCCGAGGCGTTGCGTCAGGCGCTAGGCAACGAAGGCTTCACGTTCGCCAACGTGGACGCGGTTCCCCGGGTCAACGAAAACGGCGATACGGTCGACGTCACCTTCAATGTCGATCCGGGCCAGCGTGCCTACGTGCGTCGGGTCAACTTCCGGGGTAATACCACCACCGCGGACGAGGTCCTGCGCCGTGAACTGGTGCAGATGGAGGGCGCGCCCGCGTCGGCGGAGAGCATTCGCCAGTCGCAGGAACGGCTGCAACGCCTGGGCTTCTTCAGCCAGGTCGAGGTCGAGACCACACCGGTGGCCGGTGAGTCCGACCAGCTCGACGTCAACTACAACGTCACCGAGCAGCCCTCCGGCAGCATCTCGGCAAGCGTAGGCTTCGCCCAGTCCGAAGGGATCATCTACGGTGCGTCGCTTTCGCAGAGCAACTTCCTCGGCAGTGGCAACCGGGTCGACATCGGCGCCCAGCAGAGCAGGTACTACACCAGCCTGCGCTTCAGCTTCACCGACCCCTACTGGACGTTGAGCGGGATCTCGCGCGGCTACGATGTCTACTACCGTAGTACCGACTACGAAGACTCCGACATCTCGACCTACTCGAGCGACGCCATCGGCGGCGGGATCAACTTCGGCTATCCGATTAGCGATCTCTCGCGGCTCAACTTCGGGCTCGGCGTCGAGCACCTGACCCTCGACACCTACACCGATACGCCGGAAGAGATATATCGCTACGTCCAGAACGAAGGCGACACCTTCGACAGCTACAAGCTGACCACCAGTTGGACGCGCAACAACCTCAACCGGGGCGTGTTGCCGACCAGCGGTAGCTACCAGCAGGTCGCGCTCGAAGCGGCCGGCCCCGGCAGCGACGCTGAGTTCTTCAAGCTGCGCTATCGCGGACAGAAGCTGTTCGAGCTCAATCCTGAGTGGGCGCTCAAGTTCCGCACCGAACTGGGCTACGCCGACAGCTATGGCGACACCGACGTCTATCCATTCTTCGAGAACTTCTATGCCGGTGGTCTGGGCTCGGTGCGCGGGTTCCGCAGCAACACCCTCGGGCAGAGGACCACGGCCCGCGGCGATGGTGACGAGGATACCCTGGGCGGCAACATCCTGATCGAGGGTTCGGCCGAGCTGATCTTCCCGCTTCCGTTCATCGAGGATCGTCGCCAGTTGCAGAGCTCGTTCTTCTTCGATACCGGTAATACCTATCTGAGCGACTGCTATGCCACTGGCGATACCGCGTCCCAGTGTAGTTCGGGGATCGACCTGGGCGAGCTGCGTTACTCGGTGGGTGTCGGGCTCTCGTGGCTGACCCCGGTAGGACCGCTGACCTTCAGCCTGGCACAGCCGCTGAACCGGAAAAGCGACGATGAGTCACAGGTATTCCAGTTCTCGCTGGGACAAACGTTCTGA
- a CDS encoding OmpH family outer membrane protein gives MRKLTLALGVAAALGSASMAAQAADVAVIDWQQALLETQSAQQSMNQLRNQLGNRPQQVQALGQELQQLQQRLQRDGATLSEAERNNLIQQLQTKGGQYQQQRGELEEARANQEQQFLEQARPRLDRAIQQVVQRHQVKVLVDRNSVVYADDALDLTSEVTAAYNAGN, from the coding sequence ATGCGTAAGTTGACCTTGGCTCTCGGCGTTGCCGCGGCACTCGGTTCGGCCTCCATGGCTGCCCAGGCCGCCGACGTCGCGGTGATCGACTGGCAGCAGGCGCTGCTCGAGACCCAGTCCGCGCAGCAGTCGATGAACCAGCTGCGCAACCAGCTCGGCAACAGACCGCAGCAGGTACAGGCGCTCGGCCAAGAGCTCCAGCAGCTCCAGCAGCGTCTCCAGCGTGACGGTGCGACGCTCTCCGAGGCCGAACGCAACAACCTGATCCAGCAGTTGCAGACCAAAGGTGGGCAGTACCAGCAGCAGCGCGGTGAGCTGGAAGAGGCGCGCGCCAATCAGGAGCAGCAGTTCCTCGAGCAGGCGCGCCCCCGCCTCGACCGTGCGATCCAGCAGGTGGTGCAGCGCCACCAGGTCAAGGTACTCGTCGACCGCAACAGTGTAGTCTATGCCGACGATGCGCTGGATCTGACCAGTGAAGTCACTGCGGCGTATAATGCCGGCAACTAA
- the lpxD gene encoding UDP-3-O-(3-hydroxymyristoyl)glucosamine N-acyltransferase has protein sequence MKKTATIGLSLNELASLSGATLRGDGERQVTGFATLVDAGPDDIAFLANPAYLKHLAGTRAAAVLLRPEHVEACPTNALALDNPYLGYAKLSSCFDRFARATEGGVHPTAVISDSAVLGEGVSVGPQVVIGDHVRIGARVRIGAGSVIGDDCEIGEDGMLHANVTLYHGVMVGARAIIHSGAVLGGDGFGFAHDGRGWQKIAQIGGVVVGDDVEIGSCTSIDRGALGDTVIGDDVKIDSQVQIAHNVHIGDHSALAGCVGIAGSTRVGRGCLLGGGVGLAGHLEIADRVQVTGMSLVTNSILEPGVYSSGTGAMPNALWRKNAVRFKQLDALARRVSKLEKS, from the coding sequence ATGAAAAAGACCGCCACGATCGGTTTGTCACTAAACGAGTTGGCCTCCCTCTCCGGCGCCACGCTGCGGGGCGACGGCGAGCGTCAGGTGACCGGGTTCGCTACTTTGGTCGATGCCGGACCCGACGACATCGCCTTCCTCGCCAACCCGGCCTATCTCAAGCATCTCGCCGGTACCCGCGCGGCTGCCGTGCTGCTGCGGCCCGAGCACGTCGAGGCTTGCCCGACCAATGCGCTGGCGCTGGACAATCCCTATCTCGGCTACGCGAAGCTATCGAGCTGTTTCGATCGCTTCGCCCGTGCCACCGAGGGTGGGGTGCATCCGACTGCGGTGATCAGCGATAGCGCGGTGCTGGGCGAGGGCGTCTCGGTCGGTCCCCAGGTGGTGATCGGCGATCATGTCCGCATCGGCGCACGGGTAAGGATCGGCGCGGGCAGTGTGATCGGAGACGATTGTGAGATCGGCGAAGATGGCATGCTGCATGCCAACGTGACCCTCTATCACGGTGTGATGGTCGGGGCGCGTGCGATCATCCACAGCGGCGCAGTGCTGGGCGGGGACGGCTTCGGTTTCGCCCACGACGGTCGTGGCTGGCAGAAGATCGCCCAGATCGGTGGCGTGGTGGTGGGGGATGACGTCGAGATCGGCAGCTGCACCAGCATCGATCGTGGGGCGCTCGGCGATACCGTGATAGGCGATGACGTCAAGATCGACAGCCAAGTGCAGATCGCCCACAACGTCCACATCGGCGACCACAGCGCGCTGGCCGGCTGTGTCGGTATCGCCGGCTCCACCCGAGTCGGGCGCGGCTGCCTGCTGGGCGGCGGCGTTGGCCTGGCTGGTCATCTCGAGATCGCCGATCGGGTTCAGGTCACCGGTATGAGCCTGGTGACCAATTCGATTCTCGAACCCGGGGTCTACTCTTCCGGCACCGGGGCGATGCCCAACGCGCTGTGGCGCAAGAATGCGGTGCGCTTCAAGCAGCTCGACGCGCTGGCGCGCCGGGTGAGCAAGCTCGAGAAATCCTAG